Genomic window (Vicia villosa cultivar HV-30 ecotype Madison, WI unplaced genomic scaffold, Vvil1.0 ctg.000775F_1_1, whole genome shotgun sequence):
ctgtgagtgttctaaggatctaaagaaattctagttctgaagctgtccaatggaagcagaagtcagaagctatgaattctctaaagacagaagcttatgtgatcgtctctaccgaaataatcagggaagtcttttattaaagttcttcgagtatttatttcagggggagattatttatctcagggggagattgttaatctcagggggagacatattcatatgcttatgctatagctgtgtaatttgtcttttgccgtctgctctttctgatcgcaaattcatatcatttatatatgtttttgtcatcatcaaaaagggggagattgttagaacaagatttgttctgatcaattatcttagttttgatgataacaataatatgaattttgcttaagataatatggtactctaatccaatgcaatttccttttcaggaaatatatatataaagagtatgcataattcagcgctcagaagctttgtctcaaagggttcagcatgcaacatcagaacatggtctggcaagacatcagaagatggtcgaagcagaatcagaacatgggtctatggaagcatcagaagaacatgagatcagaagcactgaagttctgatggtatcacgctcagaagcacttcaaggtcagaagatcagaagatgctatgcaccaagctgtttgactctgatgatattcaaacgttgtattcacaaacatcagatcagaaggaagtacaagtggcaggctacgctgactgacaaaaggaacgttaaaagctattaaaggctacgtcagtagacacagcgtgaacaaggctcgaggtagttgacaaaagcgtataacattaaatgcgatgctgtacggaacacgcaaagcattaaatgctcccaacggtcatcttctccaacgcctataaatatgaagttctgatgagaagcaaggttaacgatcctgaacaagattattcaaaaagacttgctgaaacgctgttaaactcaaagctcagaatcttcatcttcatcaaagctcactacattgttgttgtaatatattagtgagattaagcttaaacgttaagagaaatatcacagtttgtgattatagctttcaagaagcatttgtaatactcttagaattgattacattaagttgtaaggaactagagtgatcgtgtggatcagtatactctaggaagtcttagaggttatctaagcaggttgtaactagagtgatcgtgtggatcagaatactctagaaaagtcttagagggtatctaagcagttgttcctggagtgatcagtgtgtgatcagaagactctggaagacttagttgctgactaagtggaaaaccattgtaatccgtgcgattagtggattaaatcctcagttgaggtaaatcatctctgcgggggtggactggagtagtttagttaacaacgaaccaggataaaaataactgtgcaatttatttttatctgtcaagtttttaaagctacacttattcaaaccccccctttctaagtgtttttctatccttcaggagattgattggtttttggagagggtttggagaagttttggagaaaaatgatgaaatagtgaaggagggaaaattgtatatgcagcaatattttcggaaatgaacttccgaaatattcacggttttgaattttttttacttcggaaatgcatctctgaaaacaccacttttttggtgttttcggagatgcatttccgaagtaaaaaaaaattcaaaaaaaaaaaaacttcggagatgcatctccgaagcaggggtagttttgggatttcgctgggggtgacccccatagggaggtgggtaaagaaattttcttattttaattctcctagatagtttttttttattattcttcccCTTTTCTATTACAAACCCTAATTCATATCTTTGGtaggaattgcttcctatcaTAAACTCATCTTCCATTTGTATTTAGTGTCATTAGCAGGAGTGATTTCTCCATACAAAAAAATTGAACCCCAATCAGTATAGTTAAAGTCAATAGaggatggagaagatgaagaagtgtCTTCATATTTGATGGTTGTGCACTTGTTGGAGAATCTTTATTTCACTCTAATGGAGTGTTTGGGCTAGGTGGTGGTGGAGGAGGTATTGGAAAAACTTCATAGTTAGTCTAGTAGACAATGATTGTGATGAGTTGTTTAGGTGTTTGAGATTGAGATAAAAGATGAGTTTCCCGACTAAAGTAACATGaatttataatgaaaataaaacaatgaaaagatacaaaattgataaaatgcaagtaatgatgaagaaaatattttaacttttttagaAGAGAAGGTGCAGGGGATTGTGAAAAAAGCATGTGAAAGTAGGTGAAAAGAGTTTCAATTTTTTTGCCAAGAATCGAAGCATTAAAGTGTTTTTGAGAAAACGCaagaaaatggtaaggaaatgtTTATCTGGCGGGTTGTTTGTTGGAGCATTTGGAGTACCCGTAATGCAGTGATTTTCAAGAATGAAGTCTGTAATTTGTCAGATTTGGTTTGGAAAATCAAGATTACGGCTTGGAAATGGTCTATGGTGGGGGATATTACACATACCAATATCAACTTTTATAATTTTTGGAAAGACCCTTTTCATTTTTTAGTCTAAGTTCttattggtttgtaattttctttttagcCGTTTTTTTCCCTCCTTTTGTACCTGGGTTGGAGTACCCCTAATACTCCTTTTAATATATCCTAGCTTACAAAAAAATGACCTAGAGGGTTAAAATTAGAGGTTGAAAATATTTCAAAGAGTTATTTTTACCAAAGGGTTATTTTTCAAAAGAATTTCTTATTTCACCTGTGTTTTTCTAACTCATCACGCAAAATTCTAAAAATAGCCTTAAAAACTATAAATATATTTTCGGTGCGCATCCCCACACCtaattcatttgttttttaaattGACTCCATTTTACGGTAAACTTGATATCGAAAGGCACTTCCGatataaattgaaaataaattttggGTTTTTAATACGGTGACTTATCTATTCTTTTGATCTATTGCTGTTGCCTGAACTCAAATTAAAAATTCGTATTGTATTATCACTCAATTACTTCCAAAAATGAGTGCATCGTATTGTTTAGGAACTGGAAATCCATTTCTGATTtataccaaaaatatatttttgattttagaAGAACAATTTAGAAATTGCGTAGAATTTTTCTTTTCACCATAGGTGAaataagaaattttctttttcaaattaaaAGGACTTTTTATCTAGCAAATTACCTAtatgattttaaataaaattcttcTTTATaaatctaaaattatttttaactcatTATTTTTAAAGATATCAGCTATTTAATAGTCTGTACCACcacatttttatatttaaaactcCTTTCTAAACATAGTCATTAATGAAGTGATTCTTAATCTCAATATATTTTAATCAAGAGTGAAAAATTGGATTCTTGGATAAGAAAATGGAAGAAGCATTATCACAATAGATATGAATCTTATTTTCCTTTATATGATAATCTCTAAGTTGGTGTTTCATCTAGAGAAGTTGAGTGGTGCCACTTGCAACTGATATGTATTCAACTTATAATATGGATAATACAATTTTCATTTGCCTTTTACTTTTCCAAAAGATGATATTTTCAAcaaggaattgacaacttccagtaatgttttttctttctattctgtACTCAACATAGTTAACATCGTGGAACCTAACTAGCTTAATGTGTTGAGAAAATTGAATCTCCATATATTCATCATGGAGAAGAAGGAAAGGAAAGAGAAGAAGTGAAAAACTGTTATTAAATCACTTAAGGAATAACAGCTATACAATGCAACTTATATACAAAGGAGGTGTACCATAGTTAACCAATGCTAGCATGCATGCAATGTGCATAATTGAATCTCccaaactaactaactaactatagTAACTTGTGTGGCAAGCTATATCTGAAACTTGTTCTCCATTCTTCAATATATCTTCTCTTAACACCCTCCCACAAGCATGACTATGATATATATCAATCATACCAAGTTTGCCAATGGAATCTCTGAATTTTGATAGAGCAGGAGCCTTTGTTAGAAAATCAGCAAGCTGTTCTTGAATGGATATTGGCAAAAGTTTGAAGACATTCTTTTGTACCTTCTCTCGAACAAAATGGCAGTCTATTTCTAGATGTTTTGTCCTCTCATGAAACATCGGATTGGATGCTATGTGAATAGCACTTCGAGAGTCACAATACAATGCTGGTTGTTTGTCACATGTGATGTCTAAATCCTTCAAGAGATAAAGGAGCCATTGTAGTTCACAAGCAGCTGTAGATAAGGCTCGATATTTTACTTCTGAAGAAGATCttgaaatggtagcttgcttcttcgcACACTATGATACAAGAGAATCTCCTAAAAAGAATATGAAGCCTGTAGTTGGGGCTGTTATCGGTCCGGTTCGGTCCAAATAAATGATATCCCGCTTCATGGACCGAAAACTTATCCGGGTAAACCGGGACCGGTCCAGCACAGTGATGGTTAAATTTTTGGACCGAAACCGATCCAACAATTTCGGGTAACCGAAGACcgaaccgaattagatcttttttaataaaataaccgAAATCGGACCGTTGTTGTTGATCGGGTAACCGGACCACCcgatacacaaaaaaaaaattaatgaaatttcATGTTTATTTATGGGTTTCCAAACTGTACATGAAATGAAACTAATAATTTTACATGTGAAATTAACAAGCAGCAGCATTTCATAATCACTCATATAATATTCCAACTTATATAATATACCAAGACAAATATTGATGTTTTGGTAACAGGCTACCAAAGATAATTGTATCAAAAATACATGAGGTTTCAAAATGACAACCAGCAGCAGCATTTCAAAATGATAAGTCAAAAGAAACTCAAAAGATCATTACATTTCATAATGCCTCAGAACAATCTCATCATTGGCATTGTATTCAACTTCAAGTTGCAGCAGCAGTAAATGAAACACACAAATCTTCACCAAAATGATATGTCAAAGGTTCATCTTGTGGCTCCTCAAGCTACAACACAAATTTGAAAAGTATTAGTTAAGatagaataataataaacatCTATTAGTTAGAATTGAAAGAAGACATGAAAAATAAACTTACAATAGAAGCAGTGCACCCCTTCTTTATTCCATATTTCTCCTTCACCCAATCACCTCCACAAACCACCATTTCAACTGTCTTAGTTTTCATAGAAGATCTTTTCGGATCAATAATCCTTTTCCCAGCACTAAAAGTTGCTTCTGAAGCAACAGTAGTAACTGGAACAGTTAGGATATCCTTTGCCAATTTACTAAGAACAGGATATTTGGCCTCATTTCCCATCCACCAAGTTAAAACATCAAATTTAGCATTAGGGGGAACTTTCAAAGGAGGCTCCTCAAAATATAATTCAAGGTCAGATTTGGAATTATTACCCACAACAGTTTCTAAAAACATTTCAAAGTTCCTCCTTCCCAATCCAGAAGTAGATCCTACTTCTGGAGATTCAGATGCAGCAGTAGGGGTAGTTGCATCATTGGTTCCATAGGAATCTTGATACAATTGGAAGAGGGTACTTAAATTTTCAGACAACTGTTGTCGATATGTATCTGATTGAGTGGGATTTGGATACAAAAAGGGGTATACCCATTTGATGAAGATCATCTTATACCTATtgcataaaataaagtataaggtAACAACAATGGCCTCAGAATAATTCATTAGGAAAGGCAACATTAACAATTAATGATCTCAGAATTATTGTTCATCATTGGCAGCATTAACAACTAATGAGGTAACAGAATAGGCCACAAACCCAACTAAAGTCACCAAGAGGTAACAGAATAGGCCTCGGAATCTTGAATTCTAATAATACAGATCAAGAAAACATGTCATCATAGGCACTATTAAACCACAACTAGCAAGGCAACTTAAATGAGAAAATAGGCACTATTAAGTCACAACTCACTAATATGCATATCAACAAAACAATCCATCATAGGCCTCAGGTAATCATAATTCATAATTCATACAATTCAAGAAAAGATTTCATCATAGGCACTATTAAACCACAAGTCCACAACTAGCAAGGCAACTTAAATGAGCCTATCAAGAACAGGATTACAGGATCCATCATATGCCTCAGCTAATCATAAATAATTCATACAATTCCAGAAAAGATTACATCATAGGCAGGCAGTAGGCACTATTAAACCACAACCAGCAGCAATACAACTTAATAAGACACAATTAAGTCACAACTCACTACTATACATATCAATAACAGGATACCAATCATTCATATAAAGATCAGAGAATTTTAATCATGCCTCAGATAataatcatacatcatatgcTAAGATGTTCATACCTTGGATCAAGAACTGCACCAATAGAAATCAATGTATTGGACTCTGACCAATACTTGTCATATTTCAACTTCATTTCACTAGCAAGGGCCTGCAACTGAGGATTATGTGAGATTCTTGAAGGATTATCAAGTAAAACCTTCACTCTGTAAAGCTCAGACAAAAACAGATTAGCAGTAGGGTAAGATGTGCCACTAATAATTGATGTCACATCAGCAAAAACCTCCAAAAACTTGCAAATATCATGAACATCTTCCCaatcatttgcatcatgcaaAAAACTGAGAAATGCACCATTTTCCTCAGCATATCTAGGCCACACTTCTCTGTAATGGTATGCAGTAGACAACATCAACCAAGTTGAGTTCCACCTAGTCTTTGTATCCAACACTTGCATTCTGCCTTCAAGTTGCAACTCATCAACAATCTTTTTGAATGATTTGCATCTTGTTTCAGAATTGAGCAAGTATTTGACACCATTTCTTATCTTATCAACAGACACCTTAATCATATCAAGCCCATCCTACACCAACAGATTTAAGATGTGTGCACAACACCTTACATGAAATAACTTACCACCTAAGGGTAAATTTCTCCTACCAGAATAATCCCTCTTCAACCTAGCAATGCAATTATCATTGGCACTGGCATTATCAACAGAAATAGATGCTACCTTATCCCTTATTCCCCAATCATCCATTACCTTTATCAATTCCCTGCACAAAACCTCTCCAGAATGTGGTGGTGGcacattcttaaaagataaaaCTCTTTTATGAAGCTGCCATTTTGAATCAATGAAATGACCAGTCACAGTCATATAGCCTATCCTCTGTTCACCAGACCACCACAAGTCAGTGGTGAGACTGACCCTATTAATCAAAGCCATAGACCTTTTCATTTTAATTCTCTCAGCCTCATAAAATGTCTCACAATCAAACTTAACCTGTTGCCTAGTAATCTTTTTGTACCATGGATAAATCTCTTTTAGAAACTCATTAAAAATAACACCTTCCATAACAGAAAAAGGAAATTCATGACCTAGAATCATGTGTGCTGCAATTTCTCTAACCCTAGCATGATTATATGTCCAAGTAGCTAAAGTAGGAGTATTATCACCTATGTTTAATCTAGACTGAGCAAACTCTTTCTCATTATTTCCTTTCAACCTTAACCTTCTCTGAATACAAGCATCTAAATGTTTCTTACCATTAGAGGTATTCTTCCACTTTGAATCATATGTGTAAAGCTTTCCACACCATCTGCACTTCCACTTCTTAATGCCATCTGGACCTACAATCAGCACCATTTCAGAATGAACAGCAGATTTTTTGGGACGAGGAGCTCTACCATCAGCATTTCTCTGACTCTGGGAACTCTGAGCTTGGGCAACTTGAGGGGTTGAAGCATCAGTGTTTGTGTTTGTAGTATTTTGAGTAGGGATCTGAGTAGTAGTATTATCAGTGGGGTTGGTTTGAGTAGTTGTATCACTCGGAACTGGAACCTCCATATCCATCAACTCACCAATCTCTAAATTACCTCCATCCGTTGTCTCCTCTTCCCCGATGTCACCAAGCAACAACTCAATATCAATAAGATCATCCACCATTGTTGGAGGAGTCAATGATGAATCTTGAAACGACATGGAAGAAAATACAAAgaattaaacaataatataatagtaaACTGTAACAAAACCCAACAACAGAAGCCCAACTTTATTTAGAACAGTATAAGAAAACCTAATCGAGCTTTATTATCATTTACAAATCAAAAAAACTCAGTATAAGAAAACCCTAACGATTTATTAATCTTAATCAAACATGAAAATTGAAATAGGCaaaacttaggtcaaaattgTAACATgcatttcatttataaaaaatttaggtCAAAACAAATTAGGGCAAAACAAAATAGGGCAAAACACCAACATACTATGGAACGAAGCATCAAACTTAACATGCAAACATGGTAAATAGCATGAAATTTATGTGAAATATAACAATACAAAAAGATTGAATACATTACAGTTATACGAAGAAGATACTCCAAGATATCTCTCTGAAACAGATACACGAAATCACGATTCAAGAAGAAGTAAAAACAATAACTAGTGTGTGAGGATGAGGAGTTATCATCGGAGACAAGGAGGGGAAGAGGAGGCCGTCGGAGGTGGCTGAGGTAGAGACATGGGAGGAGGAGAGGAAGAGAGACACGTGAGTGAGAGAGGGAGGAGAGGACCAGAGGAGTCTGAGAGTGAATGAGAGAGAGGGAGTGGGAAAAAGTGAGGAAATGATGTACCAAagatatttatatttttactttCGGTTACTCATTGGATATTTGGTCCGGTTCTTCATTTTGGATTCGGATATTTTTTTTATCCATTACTGTCCCGTTCACTGTTTCGGTCGGTCCATTGGACCAGTTCCAGCGGTTCGGATCCCGGTCCGGTTCTCGGATCCGCATTCCCAAATACAGCCGTACCTGTAGTGGATCTTCTTAAATCATGACAACCTACGCAGTCAGCATCCTGTTGTAACCCAAAATTTACCCTCCTGATTTTACTTTTAACCGGTTTAGGCtttgcatatcatttgcatacttCCATTTACATAACTATgcattcatttttaaaaaatgcataCGTTCATCTTGTGCACCTTTTTAATTCATAATATTTTTGATCATTTTTACTAACACttttgatttataattttaattttaattcaatttagtttttaagttgaatttctattaaaattgtaaattgtttatgtttctattatttttgtttttttcttcttcgtatttttgtttttttcgtaTATTATTCTAGTTGTTATGAATGGTAGgggcttccgtagatacatctacggaagctttTCACATGTACATATCCGgagttaaatttttttcttttgtttttataacttaattgtatctaattcaaatttattttttatagctTGCAGACATTATAGCTAATGGGACGGACCGACTCATACATGGGAGGGTTGCAAAGCATGCATCCCGTGCGACGTGTACGGAGCCAGATAATGCCAGAGGGAGCCGACGCCCCTGTTCCAGCAGAGGCCACAATTGAGGCTATGCCACAACCTAGTGCACATGCCCAGTCCACTTCTACTTCTTCATCACGGAGGCGTCGGGATGATGGTGAGGGTACATCACAGGCGCCATCCTTGTGCCACCTCGTCGAGGTATGTCTCTTCCACCTCCAAAGGGTGTTGCTTCTCCTGTGCCACCTCTAGCCGATGATGGATCTTTTGTGTCACCTCCAGAGGTAACACTGCTTAgattaattctttattttttcattGGAAATTTATTATTTGTAACATTGATTGTTATTATTAACATTGTTTTCATTGAAAATTTTCAAGAGAGGTCGGCCCAGAGGTTCTATAACCATGGACGGAAGATATTATCTCTGTAGAAACCACAAGAGGCGTGGTTCCATTATATCCTCACAGCCTCTGGTCGGAAAGACCTTTGTGAGATCGGGTACACCGTGATCCACAACGGAATGCTCATGGCTTTTGCGGAGAGATGACACTTTGAGACGTCCTCCTTCCATTTCCCTCATTGTGAGATCACTGTTACATTGGAGGATGTCTCATGTCTATTGCATATAACTATCAGGGGTGCCCTCCTCCGTCACGGTAGGATGACGAAGGAGGAAGCAAGAGAGCTTCTGGTTGAGGATCTTATGGTTGATCCACTAGATGCGCTTGAGGAGGTGGATAAGACCCACGACACTCACGTGAGGTTTTCCTTGTTGATTCGGAGATTTACTGAGGCGCTAGCTGAGGCACGACAGGCTGATGGTGATCTAGTTGAGGTGGAGATACACAGACAGCGGATGTTGAggtgtttctttctatttttgttcGACACTCAGCtgtttgtggacacgagctccaCGTATACGGATGTCGCTTACCTCAGGTACTTTTTGGATCCAGCACGGATTAATGAGTACAATTGGGGGGAGACAACGCTGGCGTACACCTATTCGAGACATG
Coding sequences:
- the LOC131631116 gene encoding zinc finger BED domain-containing protein RICESLEEPER 2-like, with the protein product MSFQDSSLTPPTMVDDLIDIELLLGDIGEEETTDGGNLEIGELMDMEVPVPSDTTTQTNPTDNTTTQIPTQNTTNTNTDASTPQVAQAQSSQSQRNADGRAPRPKKSAVHSEMVLIVGPDGIKKWKCRWCGKLYTYDSKWKNTSNGKKHLDACIQRRLRLKGNNEKEFAQSRLNIGDNTPTLATWTYNHARVREIAAHMILGHEFPFSVMEGVIFNEFLKEIYPWYKKITRQQVKFDCETFYEAERIKMKRSMALINRVSLTTDLWWSGEQRIGYMTVTGHFIDSKWQLHKRVLSFKNVPPPHSGEVLCRELIKVMDDWGIRDKVASISVDNASANDNCIARLKRDYSGRRNLPLGGKLFHVRCCAHILNLLV